A region of the Cottoperca gobio chromosome 22, fCotGob3.1, whole genome shotgun sequence genome:
cgttacttaaagcaaacaatgaccaccattacattataatgcattataaaaagatgATAATGTTTTACTACTATGGGGATATTAATACAATATGAAACTCGAAAAATAATTATCAATGAGTGACCAGCAgctatgaagtattatgatacttgaccttataagtaaatacaaaatgctttataatgtgttatgattatagagcattgttaatatttatgagtgcttatatctataattatacagtgctatgAACAggttataacgcattataagtcCGTTCTAATGCGTGGGCTTCATAGGAAGCTGTAATACTAGACTACAGAAGCAAAAGGTAGTGTCTCCACTACACGCTAAGATGTATTCATACACACCTGTTCCTCATCAACACTCTCAGGTATAGCAGCAGCCACCATGTTCACCCCAGAGAAGATGACTGAAGTGTCGGAGACCCAGCTGCGTGTCGCCTTCGATGGTGACGCTGTGCTCTTCTCTGATGAGTCTGAGCGCATTTACAAGGCTCATGGACTGGACAAGTTCTTTGAGCACGAGAAGGCGCACGAGAACAAGCCTCTGGACCATGTACAGTATACTCAATAGAGACtattatcagtatcagtatgTAGTACATTCAATGAAATGCATCATTTTGATGCTTTTGACGATCATTTCTATCACTTGTGATACAATTGTACAGACAGAAGACATTTCTGAGGTTGGAAACATGGTGACATgtctacaaaaacaacaacctgaaaGAGCAAGAATCAAGCGGTCAGACTATCACACAGGCTGCTACCAAGACAGATTATCACAAGAAATTCAATTGGAGGTTAAACTGAAAGTGAGCACACCTAAAAAGTCGGCAACAGTCTGTAATTGAGCATGAGTGCAACTACATGAAGTCCAGGAGGTCAAAGACGAACACAGAGTTTGGTCTGTAAACTTGGTTGATCATTTGACCAAATGTGGCTAATGTCGGGGTTTGTATTAAAACCTGCCTGACCGCTCACTTCTTGTTCCCATCTGACCTGTTTGTTTGAACTTGGTAATGACAAAGTTATTATACCAATAGGAATGATAGCTACTACCGGTACTATGAAAGTAAGTTATTAAAAAGCAGCTGGTAAACTCTGCATATAGAAAGTTACGAACTTTGGCTTTCAGGCCAGATTCTACTTTAAGTAGATTTGTATGTGTAATGAGCCTCAGATAAATGTAGACACTGCCAAATAGAGACTGTGGACTAAGTGTATTCCTTCTTCTTTGTGCAGGGACCATTGAAAGGTTTCCTGGAGGCTTTAGGAAAGCTGCAGAAGAAGTTTTATGGCAAAGGCCAGCGCATGGACTGCCCCATCCGGACCTATTTGGTGACTGCTCGCAGCGCAGCCAGCTCTGGAACCAGAGCCCTAAAAACTCTGCGCTCATGGGGTCTGGAGATCGATGAAGCCCTCTTTCTTGCAGGGGCACCCAAGGGCCCCATGCTTGAGAAGATCAGGccacacattttctttgatgACCAGATGTTTCATGTGGAGGGGGCAGCGGAAATGGGGACAGTAGCGTGCCACGTGCCCTATGGGATAGCTCAGAGAGTTGCCAGGAAAGGAATTAATGACAAAGAGACTTCTTCATCACTCAAGTAGTATCACTGAGACTGAAGGGACATTTCGTTCGTGCTTTCAGCAGCTGAGGATGTTATAACTGTTTAAAACTATGAAACAATGTCCTGAAAATGGGTTGAGAATGTAACACAGCCCAGTTGATGCAATACGCCTTGTATGTTATGTAATGATTGATTTCTTTCATTAGCAGTTCATGACATCTCAGCTCTATTTTATCCATTGGATTTTACATTATCAGTTAAGAGGTACAACTTTCTAACAAGGGCTCTAATAACCCTTTATAAACTGTTCATAAGTTGTAACTAATGGCTTAATACGATTGTTTGGGGGGCAGCTTGTATGACCGTGTACCTTGTGGAAAAGGGCTGCAGAGGATCGAGATCAAAATCCATTTATTAACCACTTAATGATTTACTAACTTAACTGCATTGTTACTAAATAGACGGGATAAACACCAGCCAAAGGGATTATTCACAACCTGCTCACCTACATTTGTTCTTATTCATGGATTATGACTGTTCTACACAGCATTAGTAAATCATTCTTTCACCATTAATGAAGCCATTAGTTACAACTTGTAAAGACTTTATGAAGATCGTC
Encoded here:
- the LOC115027512 gene encoding cytosolic 5'-nucleotidase 1A-like — its product is MSVNNGHTLTTRGQDLTSSSHRALLEDARKLLKPSTPTRKPQPPKPENAVTIGVSARVMFNMEKEQQIYEQQGLEDYIKYQVEHETQPFSPGPAFSFVKALEAVNTRLRELYPESEELFDVVLMTNNHAYVGLRLINTINHHQLFIERFCMTGGNSPIGYLKAYHTNLYLSADPVKVREALEEGIAAATMFTPEKMTEVSETQLRVAFDGDAVLFSDESERIYKAHGLDKFFEHEKAHENKPLDHGPLKGFLEALGKLQKKFYGKGQRMDCPIRTYLVTARSAASSGTRALKTLRSWGLEIDEALFLAGAPKGPMLEKIRPHIFFDDQMFHVEGAAEMGTVACHVPYGIAQRVARKGINDKETSSSLK